The following proteins are co-located in the Aquarana catesbeiana isolate 2022-GZ linkage group LG02, ASM4218655v1, whole genome shotgun sequence genome:
- the LOC141129650 gene encoding histone H1.5-like codes for MTETESAPAAAPPAEPAAKKKPAKKAAAGGAKKGSKKPSGPSVSELLVKAVAASKERSGVSLSALKKVLSAGGYDVDKNNSRLKIAIRGLVTKGTLVQVKGHGASGSFKINKKQEDKAAGAKKSTKKPSAAAKSPKKPAAKKPAKSPKKKTTTKAPTAAKSPKKAAKKPAKKPAAAKAKKVTKSPKKPKAAAKPKKVAKSPAKKAAKPKTAAKPKKAAPKKK; via the coding sequence ATGACGGAGACTGAAAGCGCCCCAGCCGCCGCTCCTCCAGCGGAGCCCGCCGCCAAGAAGAAGCCGGCCAAGAAGGCGGCAGCCGGAGGAGCCAAGAAAGGCAGCAAGAAGCCGTCCGGTCCCAGCGTGTCCGAGCTCCTCGTCAAAGCCGTGGCCGCTTCCAAAGAGCGCAGCGGGGTCTCCCTATCCGCCCTCAAGAAGGTCCTGTCCGCCGGAGGATACGATGTGGACAAGAACAACAGCCGCCTCAAGATCGCCATCAGGGGGCTGGTGACTAAGGGGACCCTCGTCCAGGTCAAAGGACATGGCGCCTCCGGATCCTTCAAGATCAACAAGAAGCAGGAGGACAAGGCGGCAGGCGCCAAGAAAAGCACCAAGAAGCCATCGGCTGcggccaagtcccccaagaagccggccgccaagaagccagccaagtcccccaagaagaagACCACCACCAAAGCCCCCACCGCAGCCAAGAGCCCCAAGAAGGCCGCCAAGAAACCCGCAAAAAAGCCTGCAGCTGCTAAAGCCAAGAAGGTGACAAAGAGCCCCAAGAAGCCCAAAGCTGCAGCCAAGCCGAAAAAAGTCGCCAAGAGTCCGGCTAAGAAGGCGGCTAAACCCAAGACAGCAGCCAAGCCCAAGAAGGCCGCTCCAAAGAAGAAATAA
- the LOC141126726 gene encoding histone H3: MARTKQTARKSTGGKAPRKQLATKAARKSAPATGGVKKPHRYRPGTVALREIRRYQKSTELLIRKLPFQRLVREIAQDFKTDLRFQSSAVMALQEASEAYLVGLFEDTNLCAIHAKRVTIMPKDIQLARRIRGERA, encoded by the coding sequence ATGGCGAGAACCAAGCAGACAGCCCGTAAGTCCACCGGAGGCAAAGCTCCccgcaagcagctggccaccaAAGCCGCCCGCAAGAGCGCCCCGGCCACCGGCGGAGTCAAGAAGCCTCACCGCTACAGGCCCGGCACCGTGGCTCTCCGAGAGATCCGCCGCTACCAGAAATCCACCGAGCTGCTCATCCGCAAGCTGCCCTTCCAGCGCCTCGTCCGAGAGATCGCCCAGGACTTCAAGACCGACCTGCGCTTCCAGAGCTCCGCCGTCATGGCTCTGCAGGAGGCCTCTGAGGCTTACCTCGTCGGACTCTTCGAGGACACCAACCTCTGCGCCATCCACGCCAAGAGGGTCACCATCATGCCCAAAGACATCCAGCTGGCACGCCGCATCCGCGGGGAGAGGGcatag